CGCTTCTCCGCTCTGACCAAGCCTCACGGCCTGAAGGTCGGAGTCGCTTTTATCGATCTAAAAAGCGGCCAGGAGCTGACTATCAACGGAACAGCTGAATTCCCAACCGCCTCGGTCGGTAAGATCCCGGTCATGGCGGCCGCCTATGCGCTGGCAGAAAAGGGGGAGATAAACCTTGAAACCAAAGTCCCCTACGGGCCGCAAGACAAACTTGGCGGCTCCGGGATCCTGCAGTGGACCAAGTTCGGACGCTATTATTCTCTCCGCCGGCTGATCTCGCTGATGATCACCCGCTCCGATAATACCGCAACTAAAATGGTCATCAATAACGTTGGTTTAGATAAAATTGGCCAATTTCTAGAAACCAGGGGGTTCTCCAATATTGTCATTGCCGACCCAACCATGCTCCGTGAGCCCCCGCTGAAAAACAGGAACCTTGCCACTCCTCTGGAAATGGCCCATTTAGTCGGCCGGATCGAGAAGCGGGATGGATTCAGCGAAGCCTCAGCCGCGGAAATGCTAAAATACATGAGCAATCAGGTCTATCGTTGGGGACTTTGGCAGGGAGTCCCGCCCGGGACCAAAATCGCCGATAAAACTGGCAATCTGACCAGCATTTTAAACGATGTCGGCATTGTTTATACCAGATCAGGGAACTACGTTCTGGCCATATTTACCAACGGATTCACTATGAAAAAGAACGCCCGTCTGCTGGTCAATAAACTTTCGCAGGCGGCGTATGAAGAGTATACCGGCGAAAAGGTCGTTTTTCCAAAACCGGTCAAAAAGAAAATAATCACCAAAAAGAGGTGGCCTAAAAAACGGGTCTACAGAAAAACGAGAACTACAAAGCGGCGATGATCGCGTCGGCCATTTGCGAGGTCGAAACAGCGGTCGGATCGTTCCGGTCAGCTTTCAGGTCATAAGTTACACTTTTCTTCTCCGCTATCACTCTGGCTACCGCCTTCTCCAGCCTGCCGGCCGCTTCCTTTTCACCCAGATGGTCGAGCATCAGGACCGCCGAAAGGACCATAGCAGTCGGATTGACCTTGTTCTGGCCGGCGTATTTTGGGGCCGAACCGTGGATCGCCTCAAACACCGCTATTTCTTTGCCAAAATTAGCCCCCGGCGCGACCCCCAACCCCCCCACCAAACCGGCGCAGAGGTCGGAAATAATATCACCATACAAGTTAGGCAGCACTAATACATCGAAATTGCGCGGATTTTGGACCAATTGCATGCAGATCGCGTCGATCAACCGCTCTTCGTACTCGATTTTCCCTTCATATTCCCTGGCTACTTCCCGGGCAGCGGCGTAAAAAAGACCGTCGGTGAACTTCATGATGTTCGCTTTGGTCACCGCGGTCACTTTCTTCCGGTTGTGCTTGATCGCATATTCAAAAGCATATTTGACGATCCGCTTGGTCCCCGAAATGGAGATCGGTTTAATGGAAAGGCCGGAATCGGGATTGATCTTCTTTTTAGAAAAAGCCTCGATCTCGCCGATCAGTTTCCTGGTCTCCGGTTTCCCCTCTTCAAATTCGATCCCGGCATAAAGGTCTTCGGTATTTTCGCGGACTACGACCAGGTCGACGCTCTCAAAGCGGCTTCTTACTCCCTGGAAAGTTTTGCAGGGGCGAAGACAGGCGTAAAGGTCAAGCTCTTTGCGGATCGCGACGTTAACCGAACGGAAACCGGTCCCGATCGGCGTGGTCAGCGGCCCTTTTAAAGCTATTTTATTCTTGCGGATCGATTCCAATGTCGAACCTGGCAGCGGCGTGCCGTATTTGGCAATAACATCGGCCCCGGCTTCGGCAATTTCCCAGTCGATCTTGACGCCGGTCGCGTCAACACAGCGCCTAGCCGCGGTCGAAACCTCCGGACCGATCC
The nucleotide sequence above comes from Candidatus Margulisiibacteriota bacterium. Encoded proteins:
- a CDS encoding class A beta-lactamase-related serine hydrolase; its protein translation is RFSALTKPHGLKVGVAFIDLKSGQELTINGTAEFPTASVGKIPVMAAAYALAEKGEINLETKVPYGPQDKLGGSGILQWTKFGRYYSLRRLISLMITRSDNTATKMVINNVGLDKIGQFLETRGFSNIVIADPTMLREPPLKNRNLATPLEMAHLVGRIEKRDGFSEASAAEMLKYMSNQVYRWGLWQGVPPGTKIADKTGNLTSILNDVGIVYTRSGNYVLAIFTNGFTMKKNARLLVNKLSQAAYEEYTGEKVVFPKPVKKKIITKKRWPKKRVYRKTRTTKRR
- a CDS encoding isocitrate/isopropylmalate dehydrogenase family protein translates to MTYKITLIPGDGIGPEVSTAARRCVDATGVKIDWEIAEAGADVIAKYGTPLPGSTLESIRKNKIALKGPLTTPIGTGFRSVNVAIRKELDLYACLRPCKTFQGVRSRFESVDLVVVRENTEDLYAGIEFEEGKPETRKLIGEIEAFSKKKINPDSGLSIKPISISGTKRIVKYAFEYAIKHNRKKVTAVTKANIMKFTDGLFYAAAREVAREYEGKIEYEERLIDAICMQLVQNPRNFDVLVLPNLYGDIISDLCAGLVGGLGVAPGANFGKEIAVFEAIHGSAPKYAGQNKVNPTAMVLSAVLMLDHLGEKEAAGRLEKAVARVIAEKKSVTYDLKADRNDPTAVSTSQMADAIIAAL